The window AGGTCGTTCAAGACCATGGCCATTTGACGTCCGACAGCCATCAACGTTTCCAAATTCTTTTTATTCTCATTGGATAATTGATCCCTCCCACTGTCGTGGATGGCTTGCGAAATATTCAAGATTCCATGCAGCGGATTCCGAAGTTCATGTGATGTGTTTGCAAGAAAATCGTCTTTCCGCTCGATTTCCTTCTGCAATTGTACGGACAAGCGATTGCTCATATCACTTGCATGGAAAAAGCGCCTGAACCAATAAACCCCAAACAGGACAATGCCAATCACCAAATCAAATGGATAATAAGGGAGCGAAGCGAACATTCTGTTTTTAATGGAAGCCCAAATAATGCTGCTCGCCAAAGCGGTCACTGCCAACAACAGATAGACAACATCCTTTCTACCTATTAGGGCGAGCCTAAAGAGAAAAAATGGAAGAACAACTGGGAAGAGCATGATGATCGAAGATACCGGAAAGGGCGGAAATAGATTGACGTCCTTTATCTTTTCAACCAAGAACACGATATATAGCACAACTAAAATATCAAAATAGCGACGGGCGAATTTCCAGCCTGGAAAGGATTCCTTTATAATGCCTCTAAAAAACAACAAAATAAAGAACACCGCACTGACGTAAGAAATGCTAATCATGGCCCGCCACATCTCAAAAGATATGGAAGGGACCAAATACAGCAGAATCTTATCATCATCCACCAAAATCGAAAGGCCCATCATCAGGAATGCCAAAGCCAAGTAAAGCGTCTCCCGTCTTCTATCAAAAAACAAAAAAATGATAAGAGAATAGAAGCTATGCAGCAAAACAATCGTAACTGTCATAAACTGCAGGAAGTAATTGACCGTCATCATTCTTTTTACTTCACCCTGTTTTCCGAATTCAATGGATTTCACAATCCCGCCCGCTCGGTTTGGCATGAAGTTGGACACCTGAATGACAAGATCCAGCTCCTTCGCACGGCCATCCACTAACAATTCAATCGGCCGATAATCCGGTACTGCTTCCTCAGGGGTCGACGCGACTTCCCCTAGTTTCAACATCTTTTCATCATTGACATACACAGCAAATGCCGAAACAACCTCTTGAAAATAAAAGACATACGACTCCGGCTGGTTTTCATCCAATAATATTTTTAAGCGGTATGTCCCATACACCTCTGATGCTCCGCTATCGAAAAAGTCAGTCTTTCGGTTTTTCGGAACCTCCGTCCGTATGGGAGCTTCCGCTGTCGACAAACCGCCATCTCTACTATCCGATAGCTGATCTTTATAAAATAACCATTCGCCATCCAGTGGCACCACTTTATTTTCCAACACTGCCGAATCTCGTAAATCAATGACACCGTCCTTCGCACGAGGAGAGCTTTCTGACAAATACATGCCGATCCATATGAAACGCAATATCGTTAAAAATGATAAGAATAAAATTAAACTTACAAACACTTTCCCTATTTTCATACTCCCTGTTTCGACAGGCGGCAGATTGATTCCTTGTTTCTTCAATTTAAGTTTATCGCTTTCTCTTTTTCACCATAAAAATGGCTGCTGCAAAGGAAAAGAGGACTAATGCTCCAAAACCGGCAATTTCCCAAATGGACAAATTTTTGGTCAATGTTTGACTCTCGACGGCCGTTGCGGGGACCTCTTGAAGAAGAGCAGCATTCGTAAATACTTGGCGATTATTCGATTGGCTAGCTATAGTCGCCTGTTCATCCGAATCTCTTACGTAATCGAGCAGAACTTTGTCTAAATATGAATTGGACTCATCTACCCGGTCAAATACGAGCATTGAATATTTGCCATTGCCCCAAGGACTGGGCTGGATCCAACCTACATTCTCCATTGCCTCTTGCACAAAGCCGAACGACTGCAGATCGGGAGTGCCCCCATCATAAGGCATGATCAATTTGTCCGCTTTCCCCTTCAACAACGGCTGAATGTCCGGCCCCCCTACAAAAATCAGATGCCGATCCTTGATCTGTTCTGCCGTCACCTTTTCAGCAGTTGCCAAACTCCATGGCATCGGTTGGCTATATACAAACAGGGCACGATACAGATCGAGCAAAGATTGGTCCCATTCGGATTCGGAGGAAGGCAAAATGATCAATGTATCCTCCCCTTTGTCGATGAAAGGCGAAGGGAATGCCGCCAATGAAAAGCTACTCGTCTCCTTTTCTACGGGGAAAGTGAAATGACTGTCCTCATCAATATAGATCCACCGATTCTGATCTGTCGCAATGCAAGGATTTTTTGTCAGCAAGCCGTTGCCGACAAATTGTAGACTGATCATCCGTTTATCTTGAATTGCATTCGGCTCGACAGGAATCCGGACGGTATAACTTCCTTCTTTCTTCTCGACCAACTTCCGGATATTGACGGAATGCGGCACATCATTGACAAGAACAACAAGTTCCATATCCCGCTCGGTCATATCCGCTGCCTGTTCAATATCCCGCGCAGCAAGTGCAGTATGCTTGAGATGCAGTTCTAAGATCGGTGATTGGTCCTTCTCGCTGGCAAATGGAACGTAGTGGAAAAACTGTTGGCTCTCCCTGTTGTTCCGATCAAGCGTGAAACTGGTGATGCCAAACTTCTTGAGCGGAATGATCCGTTCATCAGAATCTGCCTTGCGCTCCGGCAATGTCTTGATTGTCATCTGTTTGCCAGATAACTGCTTGGTCAGGGTAGGATCGGTTAATACATCCAGCCGTTTATCGAAATCTTCGGGTGAAGAAGCAATAGCGAACAGCATATCTGCCTGCTGTTTCCTGTCCGTCAGCGTATGACGGGAAATGGTAACCGAATCCTTTTCGCTTGGTAAAGCAGCTTGTTGTAATAAATCCTTTAGAAGTGGACTTGTGAATTCGGAATGCGTCCCGATCACAATGAGATTTCCTGTTATTTGCTGGAGTTCCGATTCCCGGATAACCTGGTGCGCCTCCTCTTCATCTCCCTGTTCCGCGAGATAAGCTGCCAATTGGATACCGTTGTTTACCGTCTCCAACGACCCCTCCTCCGGTAAGACAATGAATGCCGGGCGATTCGCCGTACCGGTGAAATCATGCAAATAATCCGCCAACGAAAGTTCTTCATCGCTACGTTGGCCACTCAACTGCAAATAAGAGTCAATGCCGATGGTGAACCAGTTTCCCGGCGTCCCTTGTTCCACACAGACCCCTTCTTTAATGATTCCCGAAAAAGCGATAGACACTTGGTGAAATCCTTTCTCCAAAGCTTTTCCCGACAACGGGACCACTATCTTTCCGGCAAGTTCCTCGCCATTGAGCGGCTTGGACAGGACAGCCTCTTCATCAACATGGATTGTCACAGAAGATGGTGCGATCAATAATTCCGAATGGCTATAGTGCAAGACGAGTCGATGTTCCGTGTCTGCAGGAGCCGAGCGCATTTCATAATAAAATATCGCTTCCTGTTCCGGCCCGGTCAATTCAATTGGGCGATTCGTCAATGGCTGTTTCAAAATGGTTGATGGATGGATATCCATTCCCACATCTTTCACTTGCAACTGCACGGCCGCCTGTACTTCGCCTTGCAATGGCAAGAAACCTACACACAAAACCGCAAATAGGCATACAAGCAATGCTTTAGTTCGTTTCATTATGTCCCTCCATTGTTTTTTTGGTAAATCGCTCTGTTTTATACCAACGCACTTCTTGGCGGAAAAGGATCCGCTTCATTTCCAAGAAGAGTGAGTGGACAACGAGGGCAATCCACATCTGCGAATACGTAAAATACATGAAAATAACATAAAAAAAGTTGGCGCGGTTCATCTCCGCCTTTTCAATGCTCAGCGTAATCATCACCTCTGCCAGAAATAGCAGGAAGGCAAGCCCCCATAACACCAATGCGACGTTTCCGATATTCAAATGCAATTCGTAAAATAAATTGATAATAAAAAGCCCATTGGATAAAATGACACCAAAAAAGAATAGGAAATACGTAAAGAAAAAGTAAAACAAGTCAAAGATGATCCGTTTTCGTTTCAGCTTGAATAGTTGTCCGAGAAATTTCAGGACGACATATTGATTGCCCCGCGCCCATCTCGTCCGTTGCTTCCACCAGACGTTCAACGTTTCCGGCTCTTGCTCCCATGTAATGGCCGCGGGGAAAAAACGGATATGATGGCCCAAGTCATAGACACGCACCGTCAACTCGGTATCTTCTGCAAGCGCTTTAACATCCCAGCCGCCAAGCTGCTCCATGACGCTGCGCCGGATGGCAAAATTCGTACCCGGAATGGTGGCGACTTTGAACCACTTCCACCGTCCTCCTTGAGCCATCCATTGAAAACAGATCGTTTCGATATTGATGAAGCGGGTGAGCCAAGTCTGTTTGGCGTTGATCACCCGGAACTTCCCTACCATGGCGGCCGCCTTCGGATCATTGACGAGCCCCATCA is drawn from Sporosarcina sp. FSL W7-1349 and contains these coding sequences:
- a CDS encoding cellulose biosynthesis cyclic di-GMP-binding regulatory protein BcsB, encoding MKRTKALLVCLFAVLCVGFLPLQGEVQAAVQLQVKDVGMDIHPSTILKQPLTNRPIELTGPEQEAIFYYEMRSAPADTEHRLVLHYSHSELLIAPSSVTIHVDEEAVLSKPLNGEELAGKIVVPLSGKALEKGFHQVSIAFSGIIKEGVCVEQGTPGNWFTIGIDSYLQLSGQRSDEELSLADYLHDFTGTANRPAFIVLPEEGSLETVNNGIQLAAYLAEQGDEEEAHQVIRESELQQITGNLIVIGTHSEFTSPLLKDLLQQAALPSEKDSVTISRHTLTDRKQQADMLFAIASSPEDFDKRLDVLTDPTLTKQLSGKQMTIKTLPERKADSDERIIPLKKFGITSFTLDRNNRESQQFFHYVPFASEKDQSPILELHLKHTALAARDIEQAADMTERDMELVVLVNDVPHSVNIRKLVEKKEGSYTVRIPVEPNAIQDKRMISLQFVGNGLLTKNPCIATDQNRWIYIDEDSHFTFPVEKETSSFSLAAFPSPFIDKGEDTLIILPSSESEWDQSLLDLYRALFVYSQPMPWSLATAEKVTAEQIKDRHLIFVGGPDIQPLLKGKADKLIMPYDGGTPDLQSFGFVQEAMENVGWIQPSPWGNGKYSMLVFDRVDESNSYLDKVLLDYVRDSDEQATIASQSNNRQVFTNAALLQEVPATAVESQTLTKNLSIWEIAGFGALVLFSFAAAIFMVKKRKR
- a CDS encoding glycosyltransferase family 2 protein — encoded protein: MANWLFYAALILIWVMLLYHMFLMQGGYRHFKTFERVIPTWEKRMVNLPTVSVFIPAHNEEVVIGQTLQAMSRLYYPKDKLEVIVINDNSSDRTGEIADSFAEKYPFIRVIETKLPNRGIGKSSALNEAMQQSESDVIVVYDADNTPEKMAVWYLVMGLVNDPKAAAMVGKFRVINAKQTWLTRFINIETICFQWMAQGGRWKWFKVATIPGTNFAIRRSVMEQLGGWDVKALAEDTELTVRVYDLGHHIRFFPAAITWEQEPETLNVWWKQRTRWARGNQYVVLKFLGQLFKLKRKRIIFDLFYFFFTYFLFFFGVILSNGLFIINLFYELHLNIGNVALVLWGLAFLLFLAEVMITLSIEKAEMNRANFFYVIFMYFTYSQMWIALVVHSLFLEMKRILFRQEVRWYKTERFTKKTMEGHNETN